From a single Gimesia fumaroli genomic region:
- a CDS encoding helix-turn-helix transcriptional regulator, whose product MVAGRIHRLLKLIALLQSGRVYNSAQLASECEVSRRTVFRDLRTLQESGIYVLYDEEKQGYTLPWRTIVPFKDLTFEEVLALLVLCQDLDKAIVGLPVHRFARSASTKVLNSLPDSLRENVIDAAQSISIWFPPFNPAMRSGIHYKNLFKATIEKKNVRIHYTGSKEKKTLSTMLSPYHILYSNHEWFVVGRSSLDREIKVFPLLKILKSEILEESFKKPSRFNLDRYLTTSWNPARQSRKTIPVKIRFQSSVAETVSLMCWDQSQEIKKLKGGVIEFRAQVDSLERISDWALSFGDQAEVISPRSFRNLIKDKIASMMQIYSPGVHPTS is encoded by the coding sequence ATGGTGGCTGGACGAATTCACCGTCTCCTGAAACTGATAGCGCTGCTACAGTCGGGACGAGTTTACAACTCTGCACAACTTGCGAGCGAATGCGAAGTCAGCCGAAGGACCGTCTTTCGGGACCTGAGAACGCTTCAGGAATCTGGAATTTACGTTCTGTATGACGAAGAAAAACAGGGCTATACGCTACCCTGGCGAACCATCGTCCCGTTCAAAGATCTGACGTTTGAAGAGGTCCTTGCATTGCTCGTCTTATGTCAGGATCTCGATAAAGCAATCGTCGGGCTCCCTGTGCATCGCTTTGCCCGGTCAGCGTCAACCAAAGTCCTAAACAGTTTACCCGACTCGTTACGGGAAAATGTGATCGACGCTGCCCAATCGATTTCGATCTGGTTCCCGCCATTCAACCCAGCCATGCGTAGCGGAATTCACTACAAAAATCTGTTTAAAGCGACCATCGAAAAAAAGAACGTTCGCATTCATTATACAGGCAGCAAAGAAAAGAAAACGCTTTCTACAATGCTCAGCCCCTATCATATTTTGTATTCGAATCATGAGTGGTTTGTTGTGGGGCGGTCTTCGCTGGATCGTGAAATCAAAGTGTTCCCACTGCTGAAAATTCTGAAATCAGAAATCCTGGAGGAATCCTTCAAGAAACCGTCCCGCTTCAACCTGGACCGATATCTGACCACCTCTTGGAATCCGGCTCGTCAATCCCGTAAAACGATCCCGGTCAAAATTCGTTTCCAAAGCAGTGTCGCGGAAACGGTATCGCTGATGTGCTGGGATCAATCACAAGAGATTAAGAAACTGAAGGGTGGTGTCATCGAATTTCGTGCTCAGGTTGACAGCCTGGAACGGATTTCCGACTGGGCATTAAGTTTCGGCGATCAAGCTGAAGTCATCTCCCCCCGTTCATTTCGCAATCTGATTAAAGATAAAATTGCGAGCATGATGCAAATTTACAGCCCCGGTGTGCATCCCACCTCATGA
- the hisI gene encoding phosphoribosyl-AMP cyclohydrolase: MSDGIQFSERTSVEQVEEGNELAPKFDKDGLIPVVTTDYASGELLMHAYMNEEALKKTIELGEAVYWSRSRQVLWHKGATSGLVQKVKALLIDDDQDTIWMRVEVMGGGASCHVGYRSCFYRRVPVGQEVQDKGLELEFTETEKTFDPKEVYGDAPNPTKL, encoded by the coding sequence ATGTCAGATGGAATTCAATTCTCGGAACGGACTTCAGTCGAACAGGTAGAAGAAGGAAATGAGCTGGCTCCGAAATTTGATAAGGACGGTCTGATTCCCGTCGTCACCACCGACTATGCGTCGGGTGAGTTGCTGATGCACGCTTATATGAATGAAGAGGCACTTAAGAAAACCATTGAACTGGGTGAAGCCGTCTACTGGAGTCGCAGTCGCCAGGTACTCTGGCACAAAGGAGCGACCAGCGGGCTGGTCCAGAAAGTAAAAGCCTTGTTGATCGATGATGACCAGGACACGATCTGGATGCGTGTAGAGGTCATGGGTGGCGGCGCCAGCTGCCATGTAGGATATCGATCCTGTTTTTACCGACGCGTCCCCGTCGGGCAGGAAGTGCAGGATAAAGGTCTGGAACTCGAATTTACAGAAACAGAAAAAACATTTGACCCCAAAGAGGTCTATGGAGACGCTCCCAATCCCACAAAACTGTAA
- a CDS encoding DUF962 domain-containing protein translates to MIQRFMHNYLLRHQNRTNQVLHLIGVPLTFGGLIGFGLAGEWIFAGIAFVTGYLLQFLGHFVEQNDAGELILVKKLLGKPYTEFGPDTQNRMNFDQSSKKSSCND, encoded by the coding sequence ATCCAGCGTTTTATGCACAATTACCTTCTCCGTCACCAAAATCGAACCAATCAGGTCCTGCATTTAATTGGGGTTCCCCTGACTTTTGGCGGATTGATCGGATTTGGGCTGGCAGGAGAGTGGATTTTTGCCGGAATCGCATTTGTCACCGGCTATCTCCTGCAGTTTCTGGGGCATTTCGTTGAACAAAACGATGCTGGCGAGCTCATTTTGGTCAAGAAACTGCTGGGAAAACCTTACACAGAATTCGGTCCAGACACTCAAAATCGCATGAATTTTGACCAATCGTCAAAAAAGTCAAGTTGTAACGATTAA
- a CDS encoding TolC family protein, with protein sequence MNLRQKLHQLFCGCLITSQLVGCHGLGTDTDLHYLGDKDLQYYEDVATKIEYPAVFEETPEEITFSGKPRTLADRSQDEIWDLPLMDAIHLGLANSEVIRVSGTLGTNGNGLLNNPDGTPTIFDPSIQETNVLLGGSRGVEAALSAFDTTFTTNMLWGRSEQVQNSPFFGGIPGGTLTQETGQFQSGLSKTFANGGQFAVSHNWNYNGSNSTSQLFPSNYSGNTGLSYRQPFLAGAGVEYTRIAGPIGSGFTGITGVSQGVVIARINNDLVLADFEKNVRNLISDIEESYWQLYLAYRLYDTQVVARNSALRSWREAHAKLEAGGTRNFKPADEAQAKDRLFETQSLVQATRSDIYTAESRFRRLVGLPVNDGKIIRPIDDPIAAEFTPDWSMCLTEALVHRVELRKQKWNIKSLEFQHLAATSLTKPRLDLVSSYQVNAFGDRLLSQSNTDGITAQGLHSAYGTLMQNDQDSWTLGFEFSMPLGFRSAHAQVENLEFRLSKARAVLKAQEMDVSQELAITFQDLTKNYATAQSNFNRWRAARRRVELFDAEVQAGTTTLDTLLRAQSSLAAAETEYYRSLVSYNVAIKNLHKWKGTLLKHNNVHLMEGEWNPVAYQQALRRAWARTHGIDAHKLRSKPEPFVAEGYIGEVGVMPSDGETSYSSEQDGLTPDILPVPEPEMSPDYAPPVPSVPAEPAARLELNAPPSRNPFAATKMDAAVKVVIDAEGEQPVFDIRQVSAQQDELPISETMDNLNLEFRPATSFVD encoded by the coding sequence ATGAACCTTCGTCAGAAGTTACACCAATTATTCTGTGGATGCTTAATAACCAGCCAACTTGTTGGTTGTCATGGTCTGGGTACTGATACGGACCTGCATTATCTTGGAGACAAAGATCTTCAATATTATGAAGATGTCGCGACCAAGATCGAGTATCCGGCTGTTTTTGAAGAAACCCCGGAAGAAATTACGTTCTCAGGGAAACCGCGGACACTGGCAGACCGCTCCCAAGATGAAATCTGGGATTTGCCTTTAATGGATGCGATCCATCTGGGCCTGGCCAACAGCGAAGTCATTCGTGTTTCCGGAACGTTGGGAACAAACGGTAACGGCTTATTAAATAATCCGGATGGCACGCCTACAATTTTCGACCCGTCGATCCAGGAAACCAACGTTTTGCTGGGTGGATCACGGGGTGTGGAAGCAGCACTGTCTGCCTTTGATACGACATTTACCACGAACATGCTCTGGGGCCGCTCGGAACAAGTGCAGAACAGTCCGTTCTTCGGTGGGATTCCCGGTGGTACATTGACTCAGGAAACCGGACAGTTTCAATCGGGATTATCCAAGACCTTTGCCAACGGTGGCCAATTTGCGGTTTCACATAACTGGAATTACAACGGCAGCAACTCGACCAGCCAACTGTTTCCGTCCAACTATTCCGGAAACACAGGCTTATCTTATCGTCAACCATTCCTGGCTGGAGCCGGGGTTGAATACACGCGGATTGCCGGCCCGATCGGTTCCGGATTTACTGGAATTACCGGTGTAAGCCAGGGGGTTGTGATTGCCCGAATCAACAACGACCTGGTGCTGGCCGACTTTGAGAAAAACGTACGAAACCTGATTTCTGATATCGAAGAAAGTTATTGGCAACTGTATCTGGCATATCGCCTGTATGATACCCAGGTTGTCGCTCGTAATTCAGCATTACGCAGTTGGCGGGAGGCACATGCCAAACTGGAAGCCGGTGGTACTCGGAACTTCAAACCAGCCGACGAAGCACAGGCGAAAGACCGTCTGTTTGAAACACAATCGCTGGTTCAGGCCACACGAAGCGATATTTACACTGCAGAAAGCCGGTTCCGTCGACTCGTTGGTCTGCCCGTGAATGACGGGAAAATTATTCGACCGATTGATGACCCGATTGCCGCCGAGTTTACTCCAGACTGGAGCATGTGTCTGACGGAAGCGCTGGTACATCGCGTTGAACTCCGCAAACAAAAGTGGAATATCAAAAGTCTTGAATTTCAACATCTGGCAGCAACCAGCCTGACCAAACCACGATTGGACCTGGTTTCCAGTTATCAGGTCAATGCATTCGGCGATCGGCTGTTAAGTCAGAGCAATACAGACGGCATTACTGCACAAGGTTTGCATAGTGCTTACGGAACGTTGATGCAGAACGATCAGGACAGCTGGACGCTAGGATTCGAATTCAGCATGCCCCTTGGTTTCCGGTCTGCTCATGCTCAGGTTGAAAACCTTGAATTTCGATTGTCAAAAGCACGTGCCGTGCTGAAGGCACAGGAAATGGACGTCAGCCAGGAACTGGCGATTACATTCCAGGATTTGACCAAGAACTATGCGACGGCTCAATCCAACTTCAACCGCTGGCGTGCAGCACGTAGACGTGTTGAATTGTTTGACGCAGAAGTTCAAGCTGGAACAACGACACTCGATACCTTGTTGCGTGCTCAATCCAGTCTGGCTGCGGCCGAGACCGAATACTATCGATCACTGGTCTCCTATAATGTTGCGATTAAGAACCTCCACAAATGGAAAGGGACTTTGCTGAAGCACAACAACGTCCACTTAATGGAAGGCGAATGGAATCCTGTGGCTTACCAACAGGCCTTGCGACGTGCCTGGGCAAGAACTCATGGTATCGATGCCCACAAACTGCGTAGCAAGCCGGAACCCTTTGTGGCTGAAGGATATATTGGAGAAGTTGGTGTGATGCCATCAGATGGAGAGACATCGTACTCATCAGAACAGGATGGTCTGACGCCGGATATTCTTCCGGTACCCGAACCAGAGATGAGTCCGGACTACGCTCCGCCGGTACCCTCAGTTCCAGCTGAACCTGCGGCGCGCCTGGAACTCAACGCCCCTCCAAGTAGAAATCCCTTTGCAGCAACTAAAATGGATGCTGCTGTCAAAGTCGTGATTGACGCCGAGGGAGAACAGCCTGTATTTGATATCAGGCAAGTCTCAGCTCAGCAGGATGAGTTACCGATCTCCGAGACAATGGACAACCTGAATCTTGAATTCCGACCTGCCACAAGTTTTGTCGACTAA